A part of Rhinoderma darwinii isolate aRhiDar2 chromosome 1, aRhiDar2.hap1, whole genome shotgun sequence genomic DNA contains:
- the LOC142665176 gene encoding serine/threonine-protein kinase SBK1-like yields the protein MDQIMALKVLDRNKTTEFTFLMELSMSFFLSSHPNIIGTYGTALKTCDYFAFTQELSMGGDLYSLIAPNVGLSEDTVKRCAVQISSALEFIHSKGLVHLDIKLENILVFHKVCHVLHGNSK from the exons ATGG ATCAAATAATGGCATTAAAGGTTCTAGACAGGAACAAAACCACAGAATTCACCTTCCTCATGGAGTTGAGCATGTCCTTCTTCCTCTCCTCCCATCCCAACATCATTGGAACTTATGGCACTGCCTTGAAGACTTGTGACTACTTTGCCTTTACCCAGGAGCTGTCGATGGGTGGTGACCTGTATTCTCTTATTGCACCTAAT GTTGGACTCTCAGAAGACACAGTAAAGAGATGTGCGGTGCAGATCTCCAGTGCCCTGGAATTCATCCACAGTAAAGGGCTGGTGCATCTGGATATCAAACTAGAGAATATTTTGGTGTTTCATAAGGTGTGTCATGTCCTTCATGGCAACAGTAAGTGA